A window of Mesomycoplasma lagogenitalium contains these coding sequences:
- a CDS encoding PTS ascorbate transporter subunit IIC: MVNKINSKKKQKALIGWSIFAAVNLIIILVTLLVKAAVPKEGVDPWGSNAWLDAFLFLLNKVYLDNFLKQPALILGSLTLLGYLVVGRGIKDSLIGALKTIIGYLLLGIGSASLTGLAKPVFNEIKNLGQGVVPLDPYFSLASSNAFFGAGEGTSNIFSNSYVSLISFAFLAGFIVNIIMVALKKFTNTNSLMITGHVMLQQAAVVTTIFYIILFQDLRIFDGTINPGEQVGIIVMSGLFLGIYWAVGSSATLRGTNEVTQNSGFSIGHQQMLAIATTYKLGRLFGKKEDSAETKKLPSYLKIFEDNIFTQTVIISILFFILILILIIAKPDLLSKDWTSLKGELAVWNGTFGGANFVLNILGGAFKLVASLIAIMTGVRMFITELQQSFHGISEKVIPGAVVAVDVAAIYGFSINSVTFGFISGVIGQFLGVALMIGLAAIPGQNVVFVTIPLFITLFFNSGALGVYANASGGWKAAVILPGLIGLVEIIVVSFATKAISNTAGAFSPVDTGFIGMADWNLYFGILMWISSYHIVIAWILVPVTMIGLVVLAQIVDNGTQTKQTFLQKMLKLKTELVTN; the protein is encoded by the coding sequence ATGGTTAATAAGATCAATAGCAAAAAGAAACAAAAAGCATTAATCGGTTGATCTATATTTGCAGCTGTTAACTTAATAATTATTCTAGTTACATTATTAGTTAAGGCGGCAGTTCCTAAAGAGGGTGTAGATCCATGGGGTTCAAATGCTTGACTAGATGCCTTTTTATTTTTATTAAATAAAGTGTATTTAGACAACTTCTTAAAACAACCAGCGCTGATTTTAGGTTCTCTAACGCTACTAGGGTATCTAGTTGTTGGAAGAGGAATAAAAGATTCTTTAATCGGTGCTTTAAAAACAATTATAGGATATTTATTATTAGGAATTGGTTCTGCTTCTTTAACTGGATTAGCAAAACCTGTATTTAATGAAATTAAGAATTTAGGTCAAGGTGTTGTTCCTTTAGATCCTTACTTCTCATTAGCAAGTTCTAATGCATTTTTCGGAGCAGGAGAGGGAACATCAAACATTTTTAGTAACTCATACGTTTCATTAATTTCATTTGCATTTTTAGCAGGATTCATAGTAAATATTATTATGGTTGCTCTTAAAAAATTTACAAATACAAACAGTTTAATGATAACTGGACACGTTATGTTACAGCAAGCTGCTGTTGTTACTACAATATTCTACATAATCTTGTTCCAAGATTTAAGAATATTTGACGGTACAATTAATCCAGGCGAACAAGTTGGAATAATTGTTATGTCTGGATTGTTCTTAGGAATTTACTGAGCTGTAGGTTCTAGTGCTACACTTAGAGGAACAAACGAGGTAACACAAAATTCTGGTTTCTCAATTGGACACCAACAAATGTTAGCAATTGCTACAACTTATAAATTAGGAAGACTTTTTGGTAAAAAAGAAGATTCAGCTGAAACTAAAAAACTTCCAAGTTATTTAAAAATATTTGAAGATAATATCTTTACTCAAACAGTTATTATTTCGATATTATTCTTTATCTTAATTTTAATTTTAATCATTGCTAAACCTGATTTATTAAGCAAAGACTGAACATCATTAAAAGGCGAATTAGCTGTATGAAATGGAACATTCGGTGGTGCTAATTTTGTATTAAATATTTTAGGTGGAGCATTTAAATTAGTAGCTTCATTGATCGCTATTATGACTGGTGTAAGAATGTTTATTACAGAATTGCAACAATCATTCCACGGAATTAGTGAAAAAGTTATTCCTGGAGCAGTGGTTGCCGTTGACGTTGCTGCAATATATGGATTTTCGATTAACTCAGTAACATTTGGATTTATTTCTGGTGTTATTGGACAATTTTTAGGAGTTGCTTTAATGATAGGATTAGCAGCAATTCCAGGACAAAATGTTGTATTTGTAACAATTCCATTATTTATAACACTATTTTTCAACTCTGGTGCATTAGGGGTTTATGCAAATGCTTCGGGTGGATGAAAAGCAGCTGTTATACTTCCTGGATTAATAGGACTAGTTGAAATTATTGTTGTATCTTTTGCTACTAAAGCGATTTCTAATACAGCAGGAGCATTTTCACCAGTTGATACAGGATTCATCGGTATGGCTGACTGAAACCTATACTTCGGTATATTAATGTGAATTTCTTCTTACCACATTGTTATTGCTTGAATTTTAGTTCCAGTTACAATGATTGGATTAGTTGTATTAGCACAAATAGTAGACAATGGAACTCAAACAAAACAAACATTTTTACAAAAAATGTTAAAATTGAAAACAGAATTAGTGACTAACTAA
- a CDS encoding PTS sugar transporter subunit IIB, with protein sequence MNKTLKIIAACGNGMGTSMIIKLKVQKICKELGIDATVEALSMGQSKGMTNSVDIIISSKHLSSEFNHNQQAKIVGVVNLMDEKEIKDALKVALGM encoded by the coding sequence ATGAACAAAACATTAAAAATCATCGCTGCTTGTGGAAATGGAATGGGAACAAGTATGATAATTAAATTAAAAGTACAAAAAATTTGTAAAGAATTAGGGATTGATGCTACTGTAGAAGCACTTTCAATGGGACAATCAAAAGGAATGACTAATTCAGTTGATATCATCATATCTTCAAAACATTTATCAAGCGAATTTAACCACAATCAACAAGCTAAAATTGTTGGTGTTGTCAATTTAATGGATGAAAAAGAAATTAAAGATGCTTTAAAAGTTGCATTAGGGATGTAA
- a CDS encoding PTS sugar transporter subunit IIA — protein MKKINLLEILKENDTISLNLTAKDWKEAVYLSIRPLIDKKLVEPRYYDAVIESTLNYGPYYIISENLAMPHAQSDAGVLENCFSLVTLKDAVYFENDSRPVKILIALGATSADVHTSEALPQIVAVFEDQKTLNSIMNAKTKEEVLEIIEKTDFTKYLQ, from the coding sequence ATGAAAAAAATTAATTTACTTGAAATACTAAAAGAAAACGATACTATTAGTTTAAATTTAACAGCAAAAGACTGAAAAGAAGCTGTTTATTTATCTATTAGACCATTAATAGATAAAAAATTAGTAGAACCAAGATATTATGATGCAGTAATCGAAAGCACATTAAATTATGGGCCTTATTACATAATATCGGAAAATTTAGCAATGCCACATGCTCAAAGTGATGCTGGTGTTTTAGAAAATTGCTTTTCTTTAGTAACTCTTAAAGACGCGGTATACTTCGAAAATGATTCAAGACCAGTAAAAATTTTAATCGCCTTAGGAGCAACGAGTGCAGATGTCCATACCTCTGAAGCTCTTCCTCAAATTGTTGCTGTTTTCGAAGACCAAAAAACATTGAACTCAATTATGAATGCTAAGACAAAAGAAGAAGTATTAGAAATAATTGAAAAAACCGATTTTACAAAATATTTACAATAA
- a CDS encoding 3-keto-L-gulonate-6-phosphate decarboxylase UlaD, giving the protein MSLPLLQIALDNLTIEDAINSVKKAAKYIDVIEVGTILLASEGKKAISEIKKHFPDKIIVADGKIADAGKVFAKMFFENGADYTTAICAAENATMADLVEYSKTFSDNKEIQVEMTTNFTWEQVEQWKKAGVPQVVWHRARDAQAAGVKWGKNDIETVAKLANLGFKVTVTGGVSVEDIKLFKDIPIYIFIAGRSIRDAENPELAAKEFKDEFKKYWK; this is encoded by the coding sequence ATGTCATTACCATTATTACAAATTGCACTAGACAATTTAACAATAGAAGATGCTATTAATTCTGTAAAAAAAGCTGCAAAATATATTGATGTTATTGAAGTTGGAACAATTTTACTAGCATCCGAAGGAAAAAAAGCCATTTCAGAAATTAAAAAACATTTTCCAGATAAAATCATCGTTGCAGATGGAAAAATTGCCGATGCTGGAAAAGTGTTTGCTAAAATGTTTTTCGAAAATGGCGCAGATTATACAACAGCAATTTGTGCTGCAGAAAATGCTACAATGGCTGATTTAGTTGAATATTCAAAAACTTTCTCAGATAATAAAGAAATTCAAGTTGAAATGACAACTAATTTCACATGAGAACAAGTAGAACAATGAAAAAAAGCCGGAGTTCCTCAAGTTGTTTGACACAGAGCGCGCGATGCACAAGCGGCGGGTGTTAAATGAGGTAAAAACGATATCGAAACAGTTGCTAAACTAGCGAACTTAGGATTTAAAGTAACTGTAACTGGCGGAGTTTCTGTTGAAGATATTAAGTTATTTAAAGATATTCCTATTTATATATTTATTGCAGGAAGATCCATTAGAGACGCAGAAAACCCAGAATTAGCAGCTAAGGAATTTAAAGATGAATTTAAAAAATACTGAAAATAG
- a CDS encoding L-ribulose-5-phosphate 3-epimerase, with protein MNLKNTENRFLGIYEKAINNKFSWAEKIDIAKEAGFDFIEFSVDESDFRLERLDWTDQQINELRKILIEKNFYFNSMCLSAHRKFPFGSKDPIIRKKALEIMEKALILAKKLGIRIIQMAAYDVYYEKANETTRKRFIEGMKKCALLAQKYSVDLAFETMDTPFAGTISKCLTFLKEINMPNFFVYPDLGNLNQFTNDVENEIMLGKDKIIAFHFKDTTSSKFKEVEWGKGTVKFPKSLKAIKKINFKGPILIEMWSKNNKDETLKENVELLKKAKEFYHLQWKKVR; from the coding sequence ATGAATTTAAAAAATACTGAAAATAGATTTTTAGGAATCTATGAAAAGGCAATAAATAATAAATTTTCTTGAGCAGAAAAAATTGATATAGCTAAAGAAGCTGGATTTGATTTTATTGAATTTAGTGTTGATGAATCTGACTTTCGTTTAGAAAGATTAGATTGAACCGACCAACAAATTAATGAATTGAGAAAAATATTAATTGAGAAAAATTTTTATTTTAATTCAATGTGTTTAAGTGCACATAGAAAATTTCCATTCGGTTCTAAAGATCCAATTATTCGAAAAAAAGCTTTAGAAATAATGGAAAAAGCATTAATTTTAGCCAAAAAACTAGGTATTAGAATTATTCAAATGGCTGCTTATGATGTTTATTATGAGAAAGCAAATGAAACAACTAGAAAAAGATTTATAGAAGGAATGAAAAAATGTGCATTATTAGCTCAAAAATATAGTGTAGATTTGGCGTTCGAAACAATGGATACACCTTTTGCTGGAACAATTTCTAAGTGTTTAACTTTTTTAAAAGAAATTAATATGCCTAACTTTTTTGTATATCCTGATTTAGGAAATTTAAATCAATTTACTAATGATGTTGAAAACGAAATAATGTTAGGAAAAGATAAAATCATTGCCTTTCATTTTAAAGATACAACTTCAAGTAAATTTAAAGAAGTGGAATGAGGTAAAGGGACTGTTAAATTTCCCAAATCACTCAAAGCAATTAAAAAAATTAATTTTAAAGGTCCTATTTTGATTGAAATGTGATCTAAAAATAATAAAGATGAAACTTTAAAAGAAAATGTTGAACTTCTTAAAAAAGCAAAAGAATTTTATCACTTGCAGTGAAAGAAGGTGAGATAA
- a CDS encoding L-ribulose-5-phosphate 4-epimerase, which translates to MLLYKYKLAIHTWGNVSGITKDRKYMVIKPSGVSYEKMTADHMVVVDMDNNVIESSLNPSSDTPTHTLLYKANENIKGIVHTHSPFAVGWAQAGKEIPCFGTTHADNFYGSVPCTRELTDEEINGQYEHNTGLVIIEHYKKNNISFESTSATLVKEHGPFVWSIKSPQDAVNLALTLEEVAKMAIYTLSVDSKKVQANKTLQDKHYYRKHGKNAYYGQKLKD; encoded by the coding sequence ATGCTTTTGTATAAATATAAATTGGCAATACACACTTGAGGAAATGTTTCTGGAATAACAAAGGATCGTAAATATATGGTAATTAAACCATCTGGTGTAAGTTATGAAAAAATGACCGCAGATCATATGGTTGTAGTTGATATGGATAATAATGTTATCGAATCAAGTTTAAATCCTTCTAGCGACACTCCGACTCATACACTTTTATATAAAGCGAATGAAAACATCAAGGGCATTGTACATACTCACTCCCCATTTGCTGTAGGTTGAGCGCAAGCAGGAAAAGAAATTCCGTGTTTTGGAACTACACATGCAGATAATTTTTATGGTTCAGTGCCGTGCACAAGGGAATTAACTGATGAAGAAATTAATGGACAATACGAACACAACACCGGACTTGTAATTATTGAGCATTATAAAAAAAATAATATTAGTTTCGAATCAACTAGTGCTACACTAGTAAAAGAGCATGGACCATTTGTTTGATCAATTAAAAGCCCTCAAGATGCGGTTAATTTAGCATTAACACTCGAAGAAGTTGCTAAAATGGCAATTTACACTTTGAGTGTTGATTCGAAAAAAGTGCAAGCAAATAAAACACTTCAAGATAAACATTATTATAGAAAACACGGAAAAAATGCTTATTATGGACAAAAACTTAAAGACTAA
- a CDS encoding HAD family hydrolase: protein MDKNLKTKIKNIFLDLDGTTLTSNKEISQKTISILKKMQKEGKTVSIVTGRPVYFAKEEYYKLNCDFPIIGCNGALVYDFKNDKLVYKNPINKNISEQIFQLLVKNNITFLMYTTSEIYGYSRENYQADWFNWLKSSIEKREKQFQFNLTILNSKTKNDFDIKKFDIVKFLVIKSDSQEKDIENIKPELTKFQGVYIIQSQEKVIDIMPEGSSKGYALEVLSKTNNFNLEETLVFGDEQNDVSMFEVAKYSVAMGQSKDVIKEKATFITDSNNDEGIFNFINKYLK from the coding sequence ATGGACAAAAACTTAAAGACTAAAATTAAAAATATATTTTTAGATTTAGACGGTACAACACTAACTTCTAATAAAGAAATTAGTCAAAAAACAATTTCCATTTTAAAAAAGATGCAAAAAGAGGGAAAAACAGTTTCCATCGTTACTGGAAGACCTGTTTATTTTGCTAAAGAAGAATATTATAAATTGAATTGTGATTTTCCTATTATCGGTTGTAATGGAGCATTGGTTTATGATTTTAAAAATGATAAACTAGTTTATAAAAATCCAATTAATAAAAATATTAGTGAACAAATTTTTCAATTATTAGTTAAAAATAATATTACTTTTTTAATGTATACAACTAGCGAAATTTACGGTTATTCAAGAGAAAATTATCAAGCTGATTGATTTAATTGATTAAAAAGTAGTATTGAAAAAAGAGAAAAACAATTTCAATTTAATCTAACGATTTTAAATTCAAAAACAAAAAATGATTTCGATATTAAAAAATTCGATATTGTAAAATTTTTAGTTATAAAAAGTGATAGTCAAGAAAAAGATATTGAAAATATCAAACCTGAATTAACTAAATTTCAGGGAGTTTATATAATTCAATCACAAGAAAAAGTAATTGATATAATGCCGGAAGGATCTTCAAAAGGTTATGCACTTGAAGTACTTTCTAAAACTAATAATTTTAATTTAGAAGAAACCTTAGTTTTTGGAGACGAACAAAATGATGTGTCGATGTTTGAAGTTGCTAAATATTCAGTCGCAATGGGACAAAGTAAAGATGTTATAAAAGAAAAAGCAACGTTTATTACAGATTCAAATAACGACGAAGGGATTTTCAATTTTATCAATAAATATTTAAAATAA
- a CDS encoding MPN499 family protein yields the protein MFKEIKKVKINWNNNGFWLVPSIYKIFTPKSRNFVLKHTKTIEDMIDKNEFFNREIIFSFNGDKNFVLFNKLMKLRGYNLQLDINKINKMNENDIITFSPIENVIIHYDFKAIEAIYNGYIPFVSKKYFTNLLQEKQSFIKDGILNLTFRQRGYQVK from the coding sequence ATGTTCAAAGAAATAAAAAAAGTCAAAATAAATTGAAATAATAATGGTTTTTGATTAGTTCCTTCAATTTACAAAATATTCACTCCCAAATCAAGAAATTTTGTTTTAAAACATACAAAAACAATTGAAGATATGATTGATAAAAATGAATTTTTTAACCGTGAAATCATTTTTTCGTTTAATGGTGATAAAAACTTTGTTCTATTTAATAAATTGATGAAATTAAGAGGTTATAATTTACAATTGGATATTAATAAAATTAATAAAATGAATGAAAATGATATTATTACATTTTCGCCAATTGAAAATGTAATAATACATTATGATTTCAAAGCAATTGAAGCAATTTATAATGGTTATATACCTTTTGTAAGTAAAAAATACTTTACCAATCTTTTACAAGAAAAACAAAGTTTTATTAAAGACGGAATTTTAAATTTAACATTTAGACAACGGGGATATCAAGTGAAATAA
- a CDS encoding BMP family ABC transporter substrate-binding protein — protein MRKNNYKKLLWKLGGTISTVFPIAIAVSCGNELEKVANQDQSKHYATTDYSKINQLVESKNEEIAKAKESGNFKELRIGLITSGGTVDDKSFYQSIWEGVSRHSLQVGATWNKTVYNSTSDLTRDYNSFMLTDLNVWILSGYKHSNAFKIWYSQNKKEFDERDIIVIGIDLELSDSEVKPGKIITINFKSEEAGWMAGYAVADYLANTVADDEKRKVTTFGGSDEGAVTDFIAGYLTGIDAYNQTSDKKTKISSQNNGVVLDIGYEIAVQGTEAKLNNILTTNDPLVIFPVAGDLTKATVEAIKKLKKNQLVIGVDTDQSKAFEKEGESKEQESDSKYFFTSVEKRLGATIYRVLTDLWLKKGNKSDIIPDFEFNKTNANVKEGYKNDFVGISPTAITGENKVQAQKSLDKAKNKFEELVNASNEKDVKKILGIPEMNIDSQKGNEEKINQLVVKINSN, from the coding sequence ATGAGAAAAAACAATTATAAAAAATTATTATGAAAATTAGGAGGAACTATATCTACAGTTTTTCCTATTGCAATTGCTGTTTCTTGCGGAAATGAATTAGAAAAAGTTGCTAATCAAGATCAAAGCAAACATTATGCGACAACTGATTATTCAAAAATTAATCAACTTGTTGAATCTAAAAATGAAGAAATTGCCAAAGCTAAAGAAAGTGGTAATTTTAAAGAATTAAGAATAGGACTGATCACTAGTGGAGGTACCGTTGATGATAAATCGTTTTATCAATCGATTTGAGAGGGTGTTTCTAGACACTCATTACAAGTAGGTGCTACTTGAAATAAAACTGTTTATAATTCAACTTCTGATTTAACAAGAGATTATAATTCTTTTATGCTTACTGATTTAAATGTGTGAATTTTAAGTGGTTATAAGCATAGTAATGCTTTTAAAATATGATATTCTCAAAATAAAAAAGAATTTGATGAAAGAGATATTATTGTCATCGGAATTGATTTAGAACTTTCTGATTCGGAAGTTAAACCAGGAAAAATAATTACAATTAATTTCAAATCAGAAGAAGCAGGATGAATGGCAGGTTATGCAGTTGCTGATTATTTAGCAAATACTGTAGCGGATGATGAAAAAAGAAAAGTCACTACTTTTGGTGGTTCTGACGAAGGGGCTGTAACCGATTTTATCGCTGGTTATTTAACGGGAATTGATGCTTATAATCAAACAAGCGATAAAAAAACCAAAATCTCTTCTCAAAATAATGGAGTAGTATTAGATATTGGTTATGAAATTGCTGTCCAAGGTACAGAAGCGAAACTAAATAATATTTTAACAACAAATGATCCATTAGTAATTTTTCCAGTAGCTGGTGATTTAACAAAAGCAACAGTTGAAGCGATTAAAAAATTAAAGAAAAATCAATTAGTAATCGGAGTTGATACCGATCAATCTAAAGCGTTTGAAAAAGAAGGAGAATCTAAAGAACAAGAAAGTGATTCTAAATACTTTTTCACTTCAGTAGAAAAAAGACTGGGAGCTACTATATATCGGGTATTAACTGATTTATGATTGAAAAAAGGGAATAAATCAGATATTATTCCTGATTTTGAATTTAATAAAACAAATGCTAATGTAAAAGAGGGTTATAAAAATGATTTTGTTGGAATATCTCCAACAGCAATTACGGGAGAAAATAAAGTTCAAGCACAAAAATCTTTAGATAAAGCTAAAAATAAATTTGAAGAGTTAGTTAATGCTTCTAATGAAAAAGATGTAAAGAAAATTTTAGGAATTCCGGAAATGAATATCGATTCACAAAAAGGAAACGAAGAAAAAATCAATCAATTAGTTGTTAAAATTAATTCTAATTAA
- a CDS encoding dUTP diphosphatase — protein sequence MNLKKIFDCQKEIDLKFGTLRSEANNGEDNLANKITLAIIVEIAEFANEIQTFKYWKLNKNINKEKIMEEWADIIHFLSSCANKLELESEINPFVASDNVNFQFKHAFKAAVEFQENFNKENLRKLYSLILGFLNILNVKEQELIDAYFKKVEINLKRIENKY from the coding sequence ATGAATTTAAAAAAGATATTTGACTGCCAAAAAGAAATCGATTTAAAATTTGGAACATTAAGAAGCGAGGCTAACAACGGAGAAGATAATTTAGCTAATAAAATTACTTTAGCAATTATTGTAGAAATAGCTGAATTCGCTAACGAAATTCAAACTTTTAAATATTGAAAATTAAATAAAAATATTAATAAAGAAAAAATAATGGAAGAGTGAGCAGATATTATTCACTTTTTAAGTTCTTGTGCAAACAAGTTAGAATTAGAAAGCGAAATTAACCCTTTTGTAGCTTCTGATAATGTAAATTTCCAATTTAAACATGCATTTAAAGCGGCAGTTGAATTTCAAGAAAATTTTAATAAAGAAAATTTAAGAAAATTATATTCTTTAATTTTAGGTTTTTTAAATATTTTAAATGTTAAAGAACAAGAATTAATTGATGCCTATTTTAAAAAGGTTGAAATTAATTTAAAAAGAATAGAAAATAAATATTAA
- a CDS encoding class I SAM-dependent methyltransferase, with protein MNNKKAFLDPKTVLDYSNATLNVKLWKSEEFLINKYVNKDAKILDLGCGSGRTTFALYEQNYKNIVACDISQAMIENAKIINEDKKYLIDFLVADATNLPFETNTFDFVLFSFNGWPGIPLEKSRINALKEVERILKDNGIFIFTAHERDEKEYLLYYKNYLEECSEFTYEKYGNFIFKNENKICDFLHLYSKTELIELISNNTNLTILEIVDRDKNFYESNEVKKFSDNTTFWILKK; from the coding sequence ATGAATAATAAAAAAGCTTTTTTAGATCCTAAAACTGTTTTAGATTATAGCAATGCCACTTTAAATGTAAAACTATGAAAATCAGAAGAATTTTTAATTAATAAATATGTAAATAAAGATGCAAAAATTTTAGATTTAGGCTGTGGTTCAGGAAGAACAACTTTTGCTCTTTATGAACAAAATTATAAAAACATTGTTGCTTGCGATATTTCCCAAGCAATGATTGAAAATGCAAAAATAATTAATGAAGACAAAAAATATCTTATTGATTTTTTAGTTGCCGATGCAACAAATTTGCCTTTTGAAACAAATACATTTGATTTTGTATTATTTTCCTTTAATGGTTGACCTGGAATTCCTCTAGAAAAAAGCAGAATTAATGCTTTAAAAGAAGTTGAAAGAATTTTAAAAGATAATGGAATTTTTATTTTCACAGCCCACGAAAGAGATGAAAAAGAATATTTACTTTATTATAAAAATTATTTAGAAGAATGTAGTGAATTTACATATGAAAAATATGGTAATTTTATTTTTAAAAATGAAAATAAAATTTGCGATTTTCTTCATTTATATTCCAAAACTGAATTAATTGAATTAATTTCAAATAATACTAATTTAACTATTTTAGAAATTGTTGATAGAGATAAAAATTTTTATGAATCAAATGAAGTTAAAAAATTTTCAGACAACACTACATTTTGAATATTAAAAAAATAA
- a CDS encoding LppA-related lipoprotein: MKKHWFKYLSIINLSTAATILFSSCSSEVENVNVPDEDKNKDGIKDDNKDQKSNVDNKNKISKNDDNKNTLILKDENDNNKDQKTSNNQTDKFQNVNKDQTDNNQVDKSKKNEQIKTTDKRENFLIPKDLEQWVLNLFPSLVGSMLVYNENLDKLNSLQYKKEGLNNINYSFLSSYNNATEIFREEKYNLNLALKQLFFETNNSDDQYEFDYKVKAVKADDLNGTLDIEVQIENLKDNSGITNIFTKTYSFSNFRKINKENFKNFFNFNLHRPDFKEILKKLKLVDIIKQNAANNQNEREINSLFNNKIDFFKKLMHSKLSVILNDNEKNAYHLKMADNKIENFKARNDNIAIYPFVTNLSDNIIKNINFYFVNTSDRGLSLKITVDYELFLLKSTSMSDMVDIGFTDQVISWQESYILPIDSLDNE; this comes from the coding sequence ATGAAAAAACACTGATTTAAATATTTAAGTATTATAAATTTATCAACTGCAGCAACTATATTATTTAGTTCTTGCTCATCTGAGGTTGAAAATGTAAATGTACCCGATGAAGATAAAAATAAAGATGGTATTAAAGACGATAATAAAGATCAAAAGTCAAATGTAGATAATAAAAATAAAATAAGTAAAAACGACGATAATAAAAACACATTAATTTTAAAAGATGAAAATGATAATAATAAAGATCAAAAAACAAGCAATAATCAAACTGATAAATTCCAAAATGTAAATAAAGATCAAACTGATAATAATCAAGTTGATAAATCAAAGAAAAATGAGCAAATTAAAACTACTGATAAAAGAGAAAATTTTTTAATTCCAAAAGATTTAGAGCAATGAGTTTTAAATCTTTTTCCCTCTTTAGTAGGTTCAATGCTAGTTTATAATGAAAATTTAGATAAACTAAATTCACTTCAATATAAAAAGGAAGGTTTAAACAATATTAACTATTCATTTTTATCAAGTTATAACAATGCAACTGAAATATTTAGAGAAGAAAAATATAATTTAAATTTGGCTTTAAAACAACTATTTTTTGAAACTAATAATTCAGATGATCAATATGAATTTGATTATAAAGTTAAAGCGGTTAAAGCTGATGATTTAAATGGAACATTAGACATTGAAGTACAAATTGAAAATTTAAAAGATAATTCAGGTATTACAAATATTTTTACAAAAACATACAGTTTTTCAAATTTTAGAAAAATCAATAAAGAAAATTTTAAAAACTTTTTTAACTTTAACTTACATCGTCCTGATTTTAAAGAAATTTTAAAGAAATTAAAACTAGTTGATATTATTAAACAAAATGCAGCTAACAATCAAAATGAAAGAGAAATTAATAGTTTATTTAATAATAAAATTGATTTTTTTAAAAAATTAATGCATTCTAAATTATCGGTTATTTTAAATGATAATGAAAAAAATGCATATCATTTAAAAATGGCTGATAATAAAATTGAAAATTTTAAAGCACGAAATGATAATATTGCAATTTACCCCTTTGTTACTAATTTATCTGACAATATTATAAAAAACATTAATTTTTATTTTGTAAATACCAGCGATAGAGGATTAAGTTTAAAAATAACAGTTGACTATGAATTATTTTTACTTAAATCTACCTCAATGAGCGATATGGTAGATATTGGTTTTACTGACCAAGTTATTAGTTGACAAGAAAGTTATATTTTACCAATAGACAGTTTAGATAATGAATAA